The genomic interval CGCCACGATCCTCCTCAATGCCGGCGTGCCGGCGAAGGTCGTGAGCGAACGCCTCGGCCACGCCAACGTGGCGTTCACCATGAGCGTCTACCAGCACGTCCTCCCCGGCATGCAGGCCGACGCTGCCCACATCTTCGCCAAGGTCGTGTTCGGCGACAGCTGACGCTAAATCCGCGACCCCGCGACCGCTGCTTAGACGGGCCCTCGGCATGTCAGCGTCGGTAAAGCGCACGCCGCCACCGCATCATCGGCAGGCTTACGCTGAGCCGCGACGATGCGATCTCGAGAGGGATGTCCACACATCAGCGCTCCGACCACGACCGACATGGCGTGCAGCACGGCCGTCGCCAAGCTGATCCCGACCAGGATCGGATACGGCCGATAGCGGCTCGCGAAGACGAACGCCATGAGTTGGCTGTTGTCGCCGAGCTCCCCGACGAAGATCACTCCGAAGCTCACAAGCAAGGCGAGCAAAGGGGTCGTCCGGGTAGCTGCCCCGAGGAGTGGGGCTGCCTCGACCGGGCATCGACGTGCGATGCCGGTCGAAGGTCTGCTCCTGCTACCGAAGCAGGCCCGGGGACCGGCGCTCGTCACTCATGCCGACCGGCCCACGCTCGGCGAGCCTGCTGACCTGGTCGACCTCTTCCTCGGGAAGGAGGCCCGCTGCGACGTCATGGATGTCCGCATGGGGCGCATGCCGCCGCTCGTGGCCATCGAGCGTGTTCCTGCGACTTGGCGCTCGTGACCCGTCGAGGCAGCGCCCACGTTCCTACTGATTGTCCTTACGTTGAGACGCCCGAGGTGGCCGCTGGTTCCGGAGCACGAACACTTCCCGTCGCCGGACCCGGGGCCAGCTCCGATCGGAAGGCCCCGAGCCCGACGAGCGCCGCTACGACAGCCGCTGCGGCGAAGATCGTGAGCGCAGTTCCGAAGCCGAGCGGTAGCAGTGCCTGGAACACGAGGCTGCCTGTCCCCAAGCCCATGAAGAGCGTGAAGACGTTGAGCGCCATCGCTTGGCCACGGTTCGGGGACAGGTCGGTGACGATCCCCGCGAGAAGCGGCTGGGTGAGGTCGTAGCCCAAGGACAGCAATGCCACCGCGAACACGGCGAGTCCGACGGGGATGGACACCGCAAGGACGCCAGCTGCGATCGCAGCAACCGTGAGTCCCAGCGGTATGAGCCGCGCTCTGCCTCGCTCGTCAGCGAGGCGGCCGACCAGAGGGCCGAGGAGGAAGCCAGGGATCCCGTAGCCCAGTAGGGCGAAACCGATGCCTGCCTCGCTCAGCGCGTAACGGTCGACCAGGTAGACACCGAGCCAGGTGTAGATCCCTGCGTGTAGGACTGCGTTGAACAGCACGTACGCGTACGTCCGTCGGGCGCGTCGAGCTCGCAACAGCGCCAGGTAGCTCCGGGCGACCGCGCGGACTGGCCGAGGCTGAGCCGCTGGACGGTTGCCGAGAAGGCGGCGATGACGCCAGAGCACGGTCAGGACCCCGGCTCCCAACGCCGAGACGATGAGGTACAGGCCCCGCCACCCAACGGCCGGCTCGAGGAGCGCTCCAGCGCTGGAACCGACCGCGATCCCTCCCGCCATGGCGCCGAACACCCATCCGAGGGCGTGACCCCGTCGTTCGAAGGGAAACACGTCGCCGACCAGGGCCAAGGCGATCGGGACGATGCCGCTGGACCCGATGGCGATGAGCGCTCGTGCACCGAGGAAGCCGCCGGCGCTATCGGCAAGTGTCGCCAGGGCAGTCAGCGCCACGAAGGCGCTCATCGACCCAAGGATCACCTGGCGTCGACCGACTCGGTCCGAGAGCGGTCCCCACACCAGCACCATGGCGCCGTACGGGATGAGATAGGCGGGCTCGATGAACCCCATGAAACGCGGAGTGACGTCGAAGATCTCGGCGAGGACGGGGATCAACGGCGCCACCATGAATGCCTGGAAGAACACCAGGAAGGTCGCCGCCGTGAGCACGCGTAGGAGGCGACCAAGCTGCGCTGCTGGCAGTGCGTCCTGACGGCCGTCGCGGCTACCGATCACTGTCAGGCCTCGGAGGCGGCGGGCCCGGTGCGGCCGACGCTGCCGATCGCCTGGAACAGCAACGATGGCCGCCCGCCGAGGGAGTTCACGAAGATCGTGGTGACCGAGAGCGCCATGGCGATCATCGCCCAAACGGGCTGGACGAGCCCGGTCGCGGCGAGCGGGATGCCGATGCCGTTGAACACGAAGGCAAGGGCGACGTTCTGGCGCGTGCGGCGGTAGCTCGACCGGCTGATCTCCCGCGCGGTGAGCACGGCCGAGACGTCGTCGCGCAAGATGATGACGTCAGCCGACTCCACAGCGATGTCGGTGCCGCCGCCCATAGCGATGCCGACGTCGGCCTGCATCAGGGCGGGGGCGTCGTTGATGCCATCACCCACCATCGCCACTCGGTTGCCATCGGCTTGGAGGCGACGAACGATGTCGGCCTTCCCATCGGGCAGCACGGCGGCGTGGACGTCATCGATCCCCACGCGCTCGGCCACGGCGCGCGCTGTCTCGGCATTGTCCCCGGTGACCAGGATGGGCTCCATGCCGACGGCCCGCATCCTCCGGACCGCCTCGGCGGCGTCGGGTCGGAGCTCGTCCCCGAGTGCGACAGCGCCGACGAACACGCCGTCGACGGCGACGGCCGCGACGGTGTGGCCGCCCCGCTCCAGCGGTTCAATGACGGCATCAATCTCGTTCCCTGTGACGTTCCGATCCGCGAGGAACTGCCGGCGGCCGACAAGCACGTGACGACCGCCGATCGTCGCATCGACACCGAACCCGGTGACGGATTCGAAGTGCTCGGCGTCCGCGACGGGGAGGCCGCGAGACCGCGCGGCGTCGACGATCGCCCGAGCCAACGGGTGTTGGGACGGGCTCTCGGCGGCGGCGGCTAGGGCGAGTAGGCCCTCGGCTGAGCCACCGGTGGCCGGCATGACTTCGCGCACGACAGGTCGGCCCTCGGTGAGGGTGCCCGTCTTGTCGAGCACGACCTTGCGAATCTCGCCGAAGGTCTGGAACGCCTCGCCTGTACGCATGATGACGCCTAGGTCGGCGGCTTCGCCGGCTGCTCGCACGATGGCGAGCGGTGCCGCGATCCCAACTGCGCACGGGTAGCCCATGACGAGCACGGAGATGCCGGCGAACACGGCCCGGCGGACGTCGGGCTCTCCGTCGAGCAGCGCGGACGCGGCGAGCCAGGCGACAAGTGCACCGGCCGCGACCAATAGGACCGTAGGCGTGTAGACCCGCAGAACCCGGTCGACGAGGTGGAGGATGCCGGGCTTGAGCGCTCGGGCGTCCTCGACGTGGCGGACGACCTGGGACAAGAAGCTGTCCGCACCGACGCGCACCACCCGCACGACCAAAGTGCCGTCACCATTGATCGACCCGCCGATCACCTCATCGCCGACGGAGCGTTCGACAGGCACGGGCTCGCCGGTCACCAGCGCCAGATCGACGGCGGAGTGGCCGCTCTTCACCTGGCCGTCGACGGGGATTCGCTCGCCGGGCCGGATTCGGACGAGGTCGCCGAGCTGGACTTCTGCGATCGGGACGTCGCGCTCGCGCCCGTCGCGCACGACACGAGCCGTATCGGGTTGCAGGTCGAGCAGCTTCTTGACCGCCTGGCTCGACCGAGTCTTGACCAGCAGGGACAGCCACTCCGAGAAGATGTGGTAGTTCGCGACCAGCACGCTCACCGCGAAGAACGGTGCCGTCGGGTAATCGTCGAGCACGCCGGTGAGGCCGACGATGCCGCCGACAATGCCGGCGAAGGCGCCGACCTCTAACAGGACGTGCTGGTTGAGGATCCCGCGCCGACCCGACTGGTACGCCATGCGCAGGATGTGGGGTGCCACGCCGAACACGACCGCGAGCGCCAGAGCACCGGTAATCCAGCCCGCCGCAGTCTCATCGATGGCCCCCGTGGCGCGGCCGGCGATCGCCAGGGCGGCAGGGGCGACGAGCGCGAACGCTCCGCCAAGCGCGCTGCCTCGGCCCGCGGGGCGCAGGATCGCGTAGGCAACCGGGACCATGAGCACCACGACCGAGGCCGGCACGAGCACCGACCACACACCCGTCACGTTCGCTATGAGAGCGATCGCAGCCAGACTGGCGCCGGCTGCCACAAGGAGGCGCTGACCCTCGCGAACGAGGTCGGCCTCCTCTTCCTCGAAGGGCCGCAGCTTGCGCGGGTCGTAGAGGTCGTAGCCGATGTCGCGCAGGATGGTCAGGATGTCGGCCGGCGCGATGACCCTCGGGTCGTAGTCCACCAGCGCCTGCTCATGGGTGAGGCTCACCGCCACCTTGTCCACGCCAGCCTCGCGACCCAGCGCCTTCTCGATCGTGCCGGTGCACAATGAGCAGTGGAGCCCAGCGATGCGCGCGCGGATGCGGGCGCGGCCCTCGAGGTGGCTCGGCTCCTCCGCCCAGAGCTGCTCCGTGTCCGGCGCAACGGTGCTCATCGCTCGGCCGGGTCGGAGCGTTCATAGCCAGCGTCCGCCAGGCGGCTAGCGATCGTCTCGGCCGTGACGAGGGACGGGTCGTACTCGAGGCGGATCACGCCGCTTTGGTGGTCAGCCTGGACGCTCTGCACGCCGTCGAGGCGGCCGAGAACCGAGGAGATGCGCTGCTCGCATCCGGTGCAGTTCATCCCGGTCACGGTCAGGGAAAGCGGTGTCATGCCATGCTCCTCATGGGGAGAGTGTGCTTGTCTGCACGGTAGACCTTCCATCCGGATGGAAGGTCAAGACTAGAGTGCGGCCTCATGGATGACACCGAGGCGACCCGGCACGAGCCGCCTACCCTTCCGCCTGAAGGGAATGTTGGAACGGAGACGCGGATGCGGATCGGCGAGCTCGGCAAACGGCTGGCAGTGAACCCGAAGACCATCCGGTACTACGAGGGCATCGGCCTGCTCCCCCAACCCGAGCGCACGGCCTCCGGCTACCGCACCTACGACGAGGAGGACGTCGAGCGACTCACCTTCATCAAGGCCGCGCAACGGCTCGGCATCACGCTCGACGAGATCCGCGAGATCCTCGCCTTCCGGGAGAGGGGCGAACGACCGTGCAAGTACGTCCGTCGCGTGCTTCGCCGCGAAGTGGCCGAGATCGACCAGCGACTCGCCGACCTCACTGCCCTTCGGGACGAGCTCGTCGCACTCGAACGAATGGCCGACCAGCTTCCGGAGTCACGGCCTGGCACCTGTGGGCTGATCGATCATGTCCGCCAGCGGCAAGGCGCCCTGCCGACGTAGAGATCGGTCTCGAACCTAGCCGGGTGCTTGCGGGTGGCCGCTGGCTTCGTCGAGCACCTCCGCGAGTAGAGCTTGGGCCCGGCGGTGGATCTCCTGATCGGGCCGATCTGTAGACCGACTTGCCGGACGGGTCGGTGAGGTCCCAGTCGAGGTCGCGGCGTGGCCGGGAACACCAGGCACGCTTCGCGGCAGCCCATCGTGAGATCACGTCAGCTCCACGTGCAGCCTCGTCGGTGAGCGGGTTCGGAAACTCCTTGCACACGTTCGGGCCCCGCTCGGTGAGGCATCCGTGCGACGGCGGGGTTGGTGTCCTCGCCTAGTGCGGAGCCGGCCGATCGCATGACCACCCGTCTCCCGCGCCATGGCGGTCGAGCAGCACCCGCGCGACGACGTTGGTCACGGTGGTCGAGACCGTCCTCCGCGGCGACGGCAACCGCGACGAACGCAGCCGCCAGCCGGACCCCCAGGGCGACAGCACGTGCCCACCCTTCGTGGGCTGTCCCAGGTGTTCCCCACCGCCGGAGCTGCCACTCGTTAGACAACCCGTTAGACACAGCCCGTTTCGGACACCAGAGAGGCCCTCCCCGATTGATCGGAAAGGGCCTCTGACCTGGGCTTCTCGTTGGTGGCGGGGGCAGGATTTGAACCTGCGACCTTCGGGTTATGAGCCCGACGAGCTACCAGACTGCTCCACCCCGCGGCGGTTGTAGCCATGTTAGCACCGGCCTTAAGGGGTGGGGGTCAAGAGGCAGCGGCAGCCAGGGTGGGCGGGTGGGTGGACCTGGCCGGTGGGGTACTCCTCGCCCTTGAGCACGGTGCCGGCCAAGGTGTTGTCGTCGCAGTCGGGGCAAGGGGCGTCGTCGTCGACGACCCAGCGGAGGGTGGACCCCGGCGGATAGGCGGCGTAGGCGCCCCGGGAGAACGCCAGCACGGCGTGGTGGCGCACCAGCGGTTCGATCTCCTGGATGCGCCACTGCCGGTAGACCCCACTGACGGCATCGGAGGCCTCGGGCCCGTCGCCGTCGCCAGCGGCCTGAAGGGCTCGTTCGAGCCGGGCGTGCAGGGGACCGGCCAGGGCCTCGGCCAAGGCACGGGCCACGTCGGCACCGGCCGAGCCCGCCGAACGGGCCTCGCTGGCGCTGGGGTCGGCGAAGCGGACGCCGGCTCGTACCGCGTCCTCCACGACGGCGGTCACTTCCTCGCGATAACGGGCAATCTGGTCAGCTAGGGCCGGCAACGCGGGCGCGGCCCCGGCCCTCCCGCCGCGGCGGAGGCGGTCGAGCACCTCGTTCTGCTCGTCCTGCAGCGTCCTCTTGAGCTGCCGGCCGATGGCATCCTCGGCCGGTTCGAGCAGCTCATCGCGCCGGGAACGGGCGCGCTCGTCCACGACGGAGGCCGGCGTGGGCCGCTCGCTGGCCTCGTTCGGGGTGGCGTCTGCGGCCGGCTCCCGCGGAACGGGGGCGGTGGCACTGGCGGCCCGGGCGTCGGCCCGGTCGGCCTTGATCTGGGCGAACAGGGCGTCCACCCGGTCAGCCTCGGGGGCGGTCGTCGCTCCGGAGGTACCGCTGGCCGACGGTCCCGCGGGCGTGGCGGTGGCCGGCGATGGCGCGGGCGCCGGCCGTACGGGCGGCGATGGCGCGGCCGTGGCGGTGGGGGACGGGGCCCCGGTGGACCTGGCCGTGATGCGGGGTGGGGGCGGCGGGACGGGCCGCGGCAGGATCGAGGGACGGGCGCGAGCCTCCGGCTCAGCGGTCCGGCCTGGGCCGCCGGCCAGAACAGTGAGGGTGCGCCCCGGACCTCCACCACCCGGGTCGCCACCCGGCTCTCCTCCGCCGGGACCGGTCGATCGCCCACCCAGGGCCGTGGGCGGCGTGACGACCGAGAGCGTCGGCCCACCCCGCTGGGAGATCGTGCTGTCGGCCGGGGATGTGGCGGCCAGCGCTCTGGCGGGCACGCCGGCGGCGCTCAGGCCACCGGGCTCGCGCCCTGCTGGTGCATCGGCCGTGAGCCCGGCGGCCGGGTCCCCGGCACCCGTGTTCCGAGGGGAGCCCCTGCCCGTCGGCCCTTCGGCTGGGTGCTCGGTACCCGGGGCCGACGCCCGACCGCCTGCGGGCCATCCCGCTCCAGCCGGCTCGATGGACCGTGTCCCGGCGGGCGGGCCGGCGGGCGGGCCAGCGGGCGGGCCGGCGGGCGAGACGGGGGCCCCAGCGGCCGTCAACGCGAGCGACGACTGGGCGGCGTCATCGGTGTCCGCAGTGTTCGAGGTTGTGGCGGTGCCGGCGGACGCGCCTTCAGGCGGGGGGGAGCCGGCCGGCCTGGACGTGCCCGGGCCCGACCCAGGGGTGCTCAGGGCGGGACCCGCGGGACCGGACGGGCCTGCTGCTGCGGACCCGGCCGCGGCGGCCGCTGTCGTGGCCGCGATGTGAGGGTGGGACGACCCGCCGGGGCCAGTCGTCCCGGCGGGGTCGGACCGCACCTGGTCGGTGGATGCCGCGGCCGCCGGGGGCCAAGCGGTGGCCGGGCGGGTTGGGGACGACGAGGGCGGGCGACTGGAGCGGGCCGGGAGCGGCGCGCCGGCGTCGCGGCCCCCCGCACCACCCGGCGACTGCGGCCCGGTGACCGGGTCGCGACCCCCCGCACCACCCGGCGACTGCGGCCCGGTGACGGGGTCGCGACCCCCCGCACCACCCTGCGACTGCGCCGCGGTGACGGGGTCGCGGCCCGACGCACCGCCCGGCAACTGCGGCCCGGTGACGGGGTCGCGGCCCCCCGCACCGAGGGGCGACGGCCCGGTGACGGTCCCGCGGCCGGCGGAGCGGCCCGGCGGCGCCGAGCCCGGCGGTGGGGGCGGTGGCGGCGGGGGCGGCTCGGGGGCACGGCGCTTGACCTCGTCGGCGGCCAGGCGGGCCTCGACCTCGGCCATCTTCAGTTCCTGAGTGGCCTCGTCGAGGGTGCGGCGCACGAGGGCGTAGGCCGACAGGAGGCGTTCGCGGGCCGCCCTGAGCTGTTCGAGCTGCACCTCGGCCACGTGCCGGCGCCGGGCCAGGTCGGCCAGGACCCGCTCGCGCAGGGCCCGGGCTTCGGCCACCATGTCCCGGCCTCGCACCCGGGCGGCCTGCATCTCGGCCTCGGCGTCGGCCTTGGCCTGGTCACGCAGGGCCCGGGCGTCGGCCTCGGCCGCGTTGCGCAGCTTGGCCGTTACCGAGTCGACCTCGTCGACCCGCCGGGCCAGCAGGCTGTCGGCCTCCGACCGGGTGCGGCTGACCTGGGCCTCGGCGTCGCGGACGAGCCGGGAGGCTTTCTCCTCGGCCTCCTCGCGGATGGCCATGGCCTGCTCGCGCGCCGCCGACAGAAGGCGGGCGGCGTGCTCCCCGAGGGCGTGGGTGAGCAGGTCCTCGTCGAGCTCGGGGTGGTCGGCCCGGGTCTGGACCTCGGCCAGCATCCGCCTCAGGTCGGCCTCCCGCTCGGCTGCACCGGCCAGCTCCTCGCTGACCCGCCGGAGGAACGACCGGACCTCGCCGGGGTCGTAGCCCCGGAAGGTCGAGGTGAACGTACGGGTCGCGACGTTGTCGGGCGTCACCACCGGCCCGGACGTGATTACCCGCTCGGGGTGCATACCGGACACCATCGCCAAGAGCGTACGCCCGCGGCCCGCGAAATCGGTGGAGGGCCCGCCCTCAGCCCCCGAGGGAGCGCAGCAGGCCGCTCAGCGTGTCGACCACGACGTTGAGCGTGTCGTCGACGACGGGGAGCCCGAGGTCGATCGGCCCGCGGTCGGCTCCCGGCACACCGCCTCCCGGGGAGCCGCCTCCGGGCCCGCCTCCCGAGGACGGGGCCGTGGTGGCCGTCGTGGTCGTCGGTGGGCCGGCGGTGACGGTGGTCGGCGGCAGCGTGGTGGCCACGCCCGAGGGGGCCGTGGTCGGGGGGACGGGGCCCACCGACGGGGCCGGGCCGGCCAGCTCGCTGCCCGGGGGGGCGGCGTAGCGGGCGATGGCTGCGTCCACGCTGGCCAGTAGGGGGGCCCGGTCGACGGACTGGTCGAGGGCCACCAGCCCCCACGAGGCGCCGTCGGCGTGGAAGGCGAAGACATCGGCCCAGCGGGTCACGAAGTTGCCCCTCGTACCGGCGACGGCGATGGCCGCGCCGACGAGGACCTCGCCCCCGGGCTGGGCCGGGTCGATGAACGTGTCGTCGAAGGGCTGTTCGGCCAGCCCGGGCAGCAGGCGGCGAAAGAAGGCCGCCGACGTGCCCTCGCCCGCGGACAGCTGGGCCGAGAACCCCCGGCTGAGCGCGGCCAACTGGTTGCCGAGGTCGACGGCGTCACCCAGGAACCGCTGGTCCCAGCGGTCCGAGGGCGACGGCGAGAGCGGCGTGGCCCGGGAGGGCAGCCCGGGCGCGGGGACGGTCACCTGGCGCAGGGCGGGCACGCTGACCGAACGGCCGTCGGACTCCACCCCGGCCGACCCGCGGTACACGGCCACCGAGACCGCCAGCGACCGCGTGACCCTGGCCACCCCCGAGACGGTGACCACGGTCCGCCCCGCGTCCAGCATGGCCTCGGCGCCGTTGCTGGACACCAGCACGTCGCCCGTCAGCAGTTCGGCGCGGGGTTCGGTGCGTCCCGTCGAGGTGGTGGCGAACAGGAGGCGGAGCGACGTGCCGGTCTCGATCTCGACAGCCCGGTCGTCGCCCAGGCCCAGCAACCCCGTCCCCTCGACGAGACGGACCTCCTCGCCCGACCGCAACGTGCGCGCCCCCGTCACCGACACGAGATCACCCTCGAGGGTCGCCACCTCGGCCCGGCCGTCGACGGTCAGGCGCCCGGCGGCCCGGGGCTCCTCCCGGGTGCACGCCCCGAGCACGGTGGTCACCGACAGCGCCACCACGACGACCGCCACCAACCTCCTCACGATGCCCCCTTAGGAGCGCGAGGGCCGGCGGGCAGGACCATCGTGAAGGTGGACCCTTCGCCGGGCTCCGAGTCGCACGTGAGCTCGCCCTGGTGGGCGCGCACGATGCGGCGGACGAAGGCCAGGCCCAGGCCCAGCCCGCCGAACTCCCGGGTGGCCGAACCATCGGCCTGGGAGAAGTCGCCAAAGATCTCGGCCACCTTGTCCCTGGGGATGCCCACTCCCTGGTCGCGGACCGTCACCATGACCAGGGGCCCGGTGCCGTTGCCGGCCACCGAGGCCGAGACGCTCACCTTGCCGCCTTCGGGCGAGTACTTGACGGCGTTGGCCACCAGCTCGTCCACCGAACGCTCGAGGAGCCGGCGGTCGCCCATTATCGGGGGCAGGCCGCGGGCCACCCGGCGGGTGATCTCGTGGCGGGTGTCGACTTTGCCCTTCCACCTCTCGACGACCGTGCCCAGCACCTTGCCCATCTCCACCCGTTCGCTGCGGACCTGGAGGCGGGCGGCTTCGTCGGCGGCCACGCTCACCAGGAGGTCGACGACCCGCTCCAGCTCGTCGGCCCCGTCGATGATCCGGTCGAGGAACTCCCGGGCCTGGGCCGCGGGCACGGCCCGGCTGCGGAGCAGCTCGGCGAAGCCCTTGATGGGTACCAGCGGCGTGCGCAGCTCGTGGCTGATGTTGGCCAGGAACTCGGTCTTCATGCGTTCCACCTGGCGCTCCCGGCGGACGTCGCGCAGGACGTAGACCCCGCCGCCCACCCGCCCGTCGGCCGCCCGCAGGCCGCCCGCGGACAGGGCCACCGGCACCTCGGCACCACCGGCCACCTTGACCACGGCGGCCGCCGACCAGGCCCCGGGTACGGGCTTGGAGAGCCGGCCCCCCAGGTCCTCGCCCTGCTCGGTCCGGATCGAGAGCACGTCGGCCAGCCGGTGGCCCACGACCTGGCCGGCGGCCACGTTGAACAGCTCCTCGGCGGCGTCGTTGAACGTCATCACCCGGCCACCGGCGTCGACGGCGATGAGCGCCTCGCCCATCCCCGACACGACGGCTTCCAAGCGGCCCCGCAACCGGGTCTCCTCCTCGGCCGTCTGGCGTAGCTCGGTGGCCAGGGACTCGATGGACCCGGCCATGGAGTCGAACGAGGAACCGAGCACACCCAGCTCGTCCTCGCTGGTGACGCTGGCCCGGGACGACAGGTCGCCTCGCTGGATCCCCTCGGCGGCGGCCGTGAGCCGGCGCAGCTTGGCCCCGATGCGCTCCCCCACGGCCACGGCCACGAAGAACGAGCCCAGAGCGGCCACCAGAGCGACGACAAAGAGCGTGCGGAAGAGGGAGTTGCGGGTGTTGTCGACGGTCGTCCGCAGGGTCGAGGTGACCACGGCCAGGACCCGGTCCTCGGTCGCCCCGGTGATGGCGACGGCCGCCAGGAAAGCGCGGTCGGTGACCAGCGAGGCCCGCCCGTCACCGGCCAGGGCAGCCAACGCCACCTCCCTCACCGGGCCTTCGTCGAACTGGTCGGGGGGGTGGGACGCGAGCACGCGGTCACGGTCCACGAGGGCCAGCGCGGTGGCCGTATCGGCCCCGAACCGGCCGGTGATGTACTGCACGTCGAGGGGTATGGCGGCCACCACCACGCCGATCAGGCGGTTGCCCTCGGGGCCACCCCGCAGCTCGACGGCGTGCGCCCCCACGACCAAAGCCTGGGTGCCGATCAGTTCGACCACCGAGGCGCTGCTGGGGCGGGGCCTGTCCTCCAAGACGGTGGACACGGCCTGGGACCCCGCCAGCCCGACGGCGTCCACCGCGGTGGTGTTGACCTCGGCCACCACCCGGCGCTGGTCGGTGACATACACCAGCGGAGCGTCACGGCCGCTGACCACCAAGTCGGCATCCACCAGGGAGCGCATCGAGCGCTCGACCTCGGGGCTGCGGACCGGGTCTTGGGAGAGCGGCGCCAGGCGCTCGGCGTCCAGGCTCAGGGCCACGAGCTTGGCGCTCGTGATGGCGTCGCGGTGGGCCGTCGCCTGGATGCTCTCGGCCTCGGCACGGGCGCGGGTGTCCACCCGGCGCACGGCCTCGCGCTCCACGCTGCGGGCGATCACCACGCTCAGGGCCACCGACACGGCCAGCACGACCACCAGGAGAGTGGCCGCCGTGCTCACGGCCACCCGGGCGGGGATCGAGCGCCGGGCGGACACGACCAGGACGGCGCCCAGGCCCAGGGCACCGGCGGCCCTCGCCCAACTGGCGGCGATGTCGCTCTCCAGGGCGGTGGCCCCCTCGGCCGCGGCCAGCAGGCCCAGGGCGACCCACAGCACCCGGCGGGTGGAACGGTCGGCCCGCAGGCTCAGGTTGCCCAGGCCCAGCAGGACGATGGCCACGCCCCTCGCCCCCACCAGCACCTGGTCGTCGGCCTCGGCCAGCAAGGAGCCGTGCATGAAGGCGGCGCCCGCCAGGGCCGTGAACCCGGCTGCCAAGGCGATGCGGCCCCGGGGACCAGCCCCGACCAGGGCCGGCCTCAGCAGGACCACCACGGCACCGGCCACCGCCACCAGGAACGTGGCGAACTCGACGGCGAACCGCAGCTGGGTGGTGGCGTCAGGCACGGGCTGTCACCCGCGAGGGCGCGTGCCAGCGCCCGCTGGCCCCGTGGTCAGCGCCATCACAGCTCCGGTCGCCTTGTCGGGGCGCGGGCTCACGGTTTGCTCTGCCCCCCGGTTCCACTTCCCGTGACTTATCGGCACGCGCCGCAGAGAACTTTAGGGGTACTTCGGATTATTGCCCTGCACCCACCAGGGCGTAGTCCGAGGCGTTGCTCCCGGGCAGTCCGGCGAGGGCCGCCAGGGCCTCCTCGAACGTGCTGACGGCCACGACCTTGAGGTTGCCGGCGTGGCGCCGAGCCTCGGCCTCGTTCTCTTTCGGGACCAGGAACAGCTCGGCGCCCGCCCGCTTCACGGTGACGACCTTCTGGGCCACCCCGCCGACGGGGCCCACGGCCCCGTCCGGGGACACGGCACCGGTCGCGGCCACCCGCGCCCCCCCGGTCAGCTCACCGGGCGTGAGGACGTCCAGGAGCTGCAACGCATAAGAGAGGCCGGCGGAGGGACCGACGACGTCGCCGGAGTCGATGCTGATGTCGAAGGGCAGCTCGACCTTCGTCGAGAGGCGCACGCCCAGCAGGGGGCGGCCGTCGTCCTCGGCCCGCGCCAGGGTGGCGCTCACGTCGGACACGGTCCCGCTGCGGTCGACCCGCATGACGATGGTCTGCCCCGGCTGGCGGGCACGGATGAGCTCGACGGCCTCGCTCGGGTTGCGGACG from Actinomycetota bacterium carries:
- a CDS encoding ATP-binding protein; this translates as MPDATTQLRFAVEFATFLVAVAGAVVVLLRPALVGAGPRGRIALAAGFTALAGAAFMHGSLLAEADDQVLVGARGVAIVLLGLGNLSLRADRSTRRVLWVALGLLAAAEGATALESDIAASWARAAGALGLGAVLVVSARRSIPARVAVSTAATLLVVVLAVSVALSVVIARSVEREAVRRVDTRARAEAESIQATAHRDAITSAKLVALSLDAERLAPLSQDPVRSPEVERSMRSLVDADLVVSGRDAPLVYVTDQRRVVAEVNTTAVDAVGLAGSQAVSTVLEDRPRPSSASVVELIGTQALVVGAHAVELRGGPEGNRLIGVVVAAIPLDVQYITGRFGADTATALALVDRDRVLASHPPDQFDEGPVREVALAALAGDGRASLVTDRAFLAAVAITGATEDRVLAVVTSTLRTTVDNTRNSLFRTLFVVALVAALGSFFVAVAVGERIGAKLRRLTAAAEGIQRGDLSSRASVTSEDELGVLGSSFDSMAGSIESLATELRQTAEEETRLRGRLEAVVSGMGEALIAVDAGGRVMTFNDAAEELFNVAAGQVVGHRLADVLSIRTEQGEDLGGRLSKPVPGAWSAAAVVKVAGGAEVPVALSAGGLRAADGRVGGGVYVLRDVRRERQVERMKTEFLANISHELRTPLVPIKGFAELLRSRAVPAAQAREFLDRIIDGADELERVVDLLVSVAADEAARLQVRSERVEMGKVLGTVVERWKGKVDTRHEITRRVARGLPPIMGDRRLLERSVDELVANAVKYSPEGGKVSVSASVAGNGTGPLVMVTVRDQGVGIPRDKVAEIFGDFSQADGSATREFGGLGLGLAFVRRIVRAHQGELTCDSEPGEGSTFTMVLPAGPRAPKGAS
- a CDS encoding DivIVA domain-containing protein; the encoded protein is MVSGMHPERVITSGPVVTPDNVATRTFTSTFRGYDPGEVRSFLRRVSEELAGAAEREADLRRMLAEVQTRADHPELDEDLLTHALGEHAARLLSAAREQAMAIREEAEEKASRLVRDAEAQVSRTRSEADSLLARRVDEVDSVTAKLRNAAEADARALRDQAKADAEAEMQAARVRGRDMVAEARALRERVLADLARRRHVAEVQLEQLRAARERLLSAYALVRRTLDEATQELKMAEVEARLAADEVKRRAPEPPPPPPPPPPGSAPPGRSAGRGTVTGPSPLGAGGRDPVTGPQLPGGASGRDPVTAAQSQGGAGGRDPVTGPQSPGGAGGRDPVTGPQSPGGAGGRDAGAPLPARSSRPPSSSPTRPATAWPPAAAASTDQVRSDPAGTTGPGGSSHPHIAATTAAAAAGSAAAGPSGPAGPALSTPGSGPGTSRPAGSPPPEGASAGTATTSNTADTDDAAQSSLALTAAGAPVSPAGPPAGPPAGPPAGTRSIEPAGAGWPAGGRASAPGTEHPAEGPTGRGSPRNTGAGDPAAGLTADAPAGREPGGLSAAGVPARALAATSPADSTISQRGGPTLSVVTPPTALGGRSTGPGGGEPGGDPGGGGPGRTLTVLAGGPGRTAEPEARARPSILPRPVPPPPPRITARSTGAPSPTATAAPSPPVRPAPAPSPATATPAGPSASGTSGATTAPEADRVDALFAQIKADRADARAASATAPVPREPAADATPNEASERPTPASVVDERARSRRDELLEPAEDAIGRQLKRTLQDEQNEVLDRLRRGGRAGAAPALPALADQIARYREEVTAVVEDAVRAGVRFADPSASEARSAGSAGADVARALAEALAGPLHARLERALQAAGDGDGPEASDAVSGVYRQWRIQEIEPLVRHHAVLAFSRGAYAAYPPGSTLRWVVDDDAPCPDCDDNTLAGTVLKGEEYPTGQVHPPAHPGCRCLLTPTP
- a CDS encoding PDZ domain-containing protein, which produces MVAASLAALVAAAGIAAGLIRVPYDTVGPGETYLVNDVITVEGTQTFPAEGEVLYATVAVRERVSLLHAIVGLLDPNTDLIAEQRVRGDIPPEQFRQLNIEAMSDSKTAAELLALERLGFTDLGVAAVVESVSEGSPAAAVLRPGDLIVGIDGQPVRNPSEAVELIRARQPGQTIVMRVDRSGTVSDVSATLARAEDDGRPLLGVRLSTKVELPFDISIDSGDVVGPSAGLSYALQLLDVLTPGELTGGARVAATGAVSPDGAVGPVGGVAQKVVTVKRAGAELFLVPKENEAEARRHAGNLKVVAVSTFEEALAALAGLPGSNASDYALVGAGQ